One part of the Bacteroidia bacterium genome encodes these proteins:
- a CDS encoding RNA polymerase sigma factor, which translates to MAIQIVKEIQQRNIKNGLQIPDEILIGRIAALDEAAFTEIYNRYSNKMLRYFYRMLKQNPEIAQDFVQDLFLKLIEKADAFNPKLKFSTWFYTLASNMVKNEYRKWKVRDLYDQEQSLHPGSFDPDLEKQLDVKAFNQELIKALDLLSPDQKNAFILKYQEGLSLKEIGQICRCAEGTVKSRLYYGLQKLANKLAIYRS; encoded by the coding sequence ATGGCTATCCAGATAGTGAAAGAGATTCAGCAGAGAAATATCAAAAACGGGCTGCAAATCCCGGATGAAATTCTCATCGGGCGCATTGCTGCACTCGATGAGGCTGCTTTTACGGAAATCTACAATCGCTATTCGAACAAGATGCTGCGCTACTTTTATCGCATGCTCAAACAAAATCCCGAGATCGCCCAGGACTTTGTACAGGACCTATTTTTAAAACTCATCGAGAAAGCGGATGCATTCAATCCCAAACTCAAATTCTCGACCTGGTTCTATACCCTGGCTTCCAATATGGTAAAAAATGAATACCGCAAATGGAAGGTTCGTGATCTCTATGACCAGGAACAAAGCCTGCATCCAGGTAGTTTTGATCCTGATCTGGAAAAGCAATTGGATGTCAAAGCTTTTAATCAGGAATTGATCAAAGCATTGGATCTACTTTCACCCGATCAAAAAAATGCCTTCATACTCAAGTATCAGGAAGGTCTGTCTCTCAAAGAAATAGGCCAGATCTGTCGATGTGCAGAAGGTACGGTGAAATCGCGCTTGTACTATGGTTTACAAAAACTGGCAAATAAACTCGCCATTTATCGTTCTTAA
- a CDS encoding alpha-ketoglutarate-dependent dioxygenase AlkB encodes MLQEIPIVDAEVLYDPIFLSVEESEKLFMHLLNEIHWEQDEIMMFGKKVLQPRKHAWYGDEGISYTYSGLEMKARSWTAPLRAIKERIEEVFSANYNSVLLNLYRDGKDSMGWHSDDEKELGKNPVIASLSLGQIRRFHLKHKQKKEIEPLRFDLDNGSLLIMAGSTQHFWKHQISRTAKEVQPRINLTFRLIK; translated from the coding sequence ATGTTGCAGGAAATCCCCATCGTGGATGCTGAAGTTTTGTATGATCCCATTTTTCTTTCTGTTGAGGAAAGTGAAAAGCTCTTTATGCATTTGTTAAATGAGATTCATTGGGAACAAGACGAAATCATGATGTTTGGGAAAAAAGTCCTGCAACCTCGTAAACATGCCTGGTATGGAGATGAAGGTATAAGCTATACCTATTCTGGTCTGGAAATGAAAGCCAGATCCTGGACAGCTCCCCTCAGAGCGATAAAGGAAAGGATTGAAGAAGTATTTTCCGCAAATTATAATAGTGTCCTCTTAAACCTCTACAGAGATGGCAAGGATAGCATGGGATGGCACAGCGATGATGAAAAGGAATTGGGAAAGAATCCTGTGATTGCCTCTTTGAGTTTGGGACAAATCCGTCGCTTTCACCTAAAGCATAAGCAAAAAAAAGAGATCGAACCCCTCAGATTTGATCTCGATAATGGGAGTTTGCTCATTATGGCAGGAAGTACGCAGCATTTTTGGAAACATCAGATTTCTCGTACCGCTAAAGAAGTACAGCCACGCATTAATCTTACCTTCCGATTGATAAAATAA
- a CDS encoding GlsB/YeaQ/YmgE family stress response membrane protein: MLYGAIVGILAGWLSGQIMKGRGHGLIGNLILGLIGGMFGSWMIGKLGFFAGSGLIPSVMTATFGAIALIWLARLIGGKSK, from the coding sequence ATGCTTTACGGTGCAATAGTAGGAATCCTCGCAGGCTGGCTCAGCGGCCAAATCATGAAAGGAAGAGGGCACGGACTAATTGGAAATCTGATCCTCGGTTTAATAGGTGGGATGTTTGGTAGCTGGATGATTGGGAAACTGGGTTTCTTTGCCGGTTCAGGATTGATTCCATCGGTAATGACAGCCACCTTTGGTGCAATAGCCCTCATTTGGCTTGCCAGATTGATTGGCGGCAAATCCAAATAA
- a CDS encoding segregation/condensation protein A, whose translation MSQVEATYRINLPEFEGPFDLLLFFIERDEIDIYDIPISRVTEDFLSYIQEMEARNIELAAEFILVASTLMRIKAKMLLPRPVLNEEGEVVDPREELVKRLIEYKRYKSVLEDIANMEKEQQLRETRGFAKAEEKYFLKTEYPEEELVGMDLYKLMRAFKRIWERHHEQLQKPKHVIRQYPYTVTDIKNRMLEAVIVKDRFDFVSFVMEVGDRIYVVFSFLAILELVQSQKLSMTIGEGYNNFWLSKKEPKEA comes from the coding sequence ATGTCTCAGGTGGAAGCCACATATAGAATCAATTTGCCGGAGTTTGAAGGCCCCTTCGACCTTCTGCTATTTTTCATCGAAAGAGATGAAATTGATATCTATGACATTCCTATCTCCAGAGTAACTGAAGACTTCCTCTCCTATATCCAGGAAATGGAGGCTCGCAATATTGAGTTGGCTGCAGAGTTTATTCTGGTGGCCAGCACCCTGATGCGCATCAAAGCCAAGATGCTTCTCCCCCGCCCTGTCCTCAATGAAGAAGGAGAAGTTGTAGATCCACGGGAAGAGTTGGTAAAACGATTGATCGAGTATAAACGCTACAAATCTGTACTTGAGGATATCGCCAATATGGAAAAAGAGCAACAATTGAGAGAGACTAGAGGTTTCGCAAAAGCAGAAGAAAAGTACTTTCTCAAAACTGAATATCCCGAAGAAGAATTGGTGGGAATGGATCTTTACAAATTGATGCGTGCCTTCAAAAGAATTTGGGAGAGACATCACGAACAATTGCAGAAACCCAAGCATGTAATTCGCCAATATCCTTACACTGTAACTGATATAAAAAATCGGATGCTTGAAGCAGTGATTGTAAAAGATCGCTTTGATTTTGTGTCATTTGTTATGGAAGTCGGAGACCGCATTTACGTGGTATTCAGTTTCTTAGCTATCCTCGAACTGGTACAATCCCAGAAGCTGTCTATGACCATAGGCGAAGGCTATAACAATTTTTGGTTAAGTAAAAAAGAACCAAAAGAAGCTTGA
- a CDS encoding TetR/AcrR family transcriptional regulator — MPRVKSFDKNEALNKAMILFWEKGYEATSLSDLTSFLGISKSSFYDTFEGKRKLFENCLDLYMSMRLEAFEKVFTEEKDIKAALMKILTAILDEMLSDEKRKGCLVANTSAELGGRDNFIRESLMGHHQAIHKKFSTYLKKLNWDYKIDRDSFIDLLMTFVMGMKQEVKFNHDRERFQNSITHLLNILK, encoded by the coding sequence ATGCCAAGAGTTAAATCATTTGATAAAAATGAGGCCCTGAATAAGGCCATGATTTTGTTTTGGGAAAAAGGTTATGAAGCTACTTCTCTTTCGGATTTGACTTCTTTTTTGGGGATCAGTAAAAGCAGCTTTTACGATACGTTTGAGGGCAAACGAAAGCTCTTTGAGAACTGCTTAGATCTTTATATGTCAATGAGACTGGAAGCCTTTGAAAAAGTATTTACTGAGGAAAAAGATATAAAAGCAGCCTTGATGAAAATCCTGACAGCAATCCTGGATGAAATGCTTTCCGATGAAAAAAGAAAAGGCTGTCTGGTTGCTAATACCAGTGCTGAATTAGGTGGGAGAGATAATTTTATTAGGGAGAGTTTAATGGGGCATCATCAGGCGATTCATAAAAAGTTTTCAACTTATCTAAAGAAGCTAAATTGGGATTACAAAATTGATCGGGATTCATTTATTGATTTGTTGATGACTTTTGTGATGGGTATGAAGCAGGAAGTAAAATTTAATCATGATCGAGAGCGCTTTCAAAATTCTATCACTCACCTCTTGAATATTCTAAAATAG
- a CDS encoding sigma-70 family RNA polymerase sigma factor: MFFRKKKHIKERSDDELVQGYKDSGEAEYVGELFERYTHMVYLVCMKYLKDPMEAEDMSMVIFEKLMKDLPKYEVRNFKYWLHTVSKNQCLVFLDKQKRKRHKEDNYQDMQQGIVENGVEFDLIDEKEIQLSNLEEAITMLNEGQQECIKLFYLQKKSYVEVAEMTGYDLKKVKSYIQNGKRNLKKHLENMASSS, encoded by the coding sequence ATGTTTTTCCGCAAAAAGAAGCATATAAAAGAGCGCTCCGATGATGAGTTGGTCCAGGGATATAAAGATTCCGGGGAGGCTGAGTATGTAGGGGAATTATTTGAGCGTTACACCCATATGGTATACCTGGTATGCATGAAATATCTGAAAGATCCTATGGAGGCGGAAGATATGTCTATGGTGATCTTTGAGAAGCTGATGAAGGACTTACCTAAGTACGAAGTCAGGAATTTTAAGTACTGGCTGCATACCGTAAGTAAAAATCAGTGTCTGGTCTTTCTTGATAAACAAAAGCGCAAGCGACACAAGGAAGATAATTATCAGGATATGCAGCAGGGAATTGTGGAAAATGGGGTTGAATTTGATCTTATAGATGAAAAAGAGATTCAGCTAAGCAATCTGGAAGAAGCAATTACCATGCTCAATGAGGGGCAGCAGGAATGTATCAAGCTGTTTTACCTGCAGAAGAAGAGCTATGTAGAAGTTGCTGAAATGACAGGCTATGACCTGAAAAAAGTGAAGAGCTACATTCAGAATGGTAAAAGAAATTTAAAGAAGCATCTGGAGAACATGGCCAGTAGCTCTTAG
- a CDS encoding caspase family protein codes for MRLISSPFTNIYYLLFSLLLVFNGSLFSQRNWKPKDYFGIPKADKVNVFYDEFDDNRNRWDLGSMYLEERIQDGEYYCASLTSFTYVKHRPVTMNQTGNYEIEIRIRFVKGDDRSVTGLTFGRDVRGNEFGFFFNPTNPRNRFKVSKFTGNRPFDFQRWQYFGSRYSKHAYNTLMVRKVSDKWYFFINQEKVYEMEAQELFGNSFGFTVGGNTAVEVDNIRVSEIRTTDRNGPQITLNQPINITDDRILEFENPSQVIRGTVYDVSGVSALTINKQNITVSEDGEFSARVKLPMGGGVSSIEIVAKDRFENISRKKFRMQYTEPQAPVAYQPETRPGKYTPHKDSYASSYYNSGIGNSTKQGKSYLLLIGVNEYKYWNRLHNAVKDCDDITQVLTAEYQFNATDVITLYNREATRENILETFETLQDKVGPHDNLLIYYAGHGFYDPQSELGYWVPVNARLNKIPDFIRNSTIHDYLRTINSKNTLLIADACYAGSLFANTRGVINEEARSRWAFTSGDIEKVWDGQPGENSPFARYLLRYLTNNRKDSFGAQELIDNVRSVVERNTAQTPKGSPLKSVGDEGGQFRFYRKGLFRK; via the coding sequence ATGAGACTCATTTCAAGCCCTTTCACCAACATCTATTACTTGCTCTTTTCCTTGTTACTTGTCTTTAATGGTTCTCTTTTCTCTCAGAGAAATTGGAAACCTAAAGATTATTTCGGTATACCTAAAGCCGATAAGGTAAATGTATTTTATGATGAATTCGACGATAACCGGAACCGTTGGGATCTGGGCTCTATGTATTTAGAGGAAAGAATTCAGGACGGAGAATACTACTGTGCCTCTCTGACTTCTTTTACGTATGTAAAGCATCGTCCAGTTACCATGAACCAAACGGGTAACTATGAGATTGAAATTCGCATTCGTTTTGTAAAAGGAGATGACAGAAGTGTAACAGGGCTAACCTTCGGTCGCGATGTAAGAGGAAACGAATTTGGTTTCTTCTTCAATCCTACTAATCCCCGCAATCGTTTCAAAGTATCCAAGTTTACAGGAAATCGTCCATTCGACTTCCAGCGTTGGCAATACTTTGGGTCTCGATACAGCAAACATGCTTACAATACCCTGATGGTAAGAAAGGTATCCGACAAATGGTACTTCTTCATCAATCAGGAAAAAGTATATGAAATGGAAGCGCAGGAGCTGTTTGGAAATAGCTTTGGCTTTACGGTTGGTGGAAATACAGCAGTTGAAGTAGATAACATCCGCGTTTCTGAAATCCGCACTACAGACAGAAATGGTCCTCAAATCACCCTGAATCAGCCGATCAACATTACGGATGATAGAATTCTGGAATTTGAAAATCCCAGCCAGGTAATCAGAGGAACTGTATATGATGTATCAGGTGTTTCTGCCCTGACCATCAACAAACAAAATATCACGGTTTCTGAAGATGGAGAATTCTCAGCAAGAGTTAAACTTCCTATGGGAGGTGGAGTTTCTTCTATCGAGATCGTTGCGAAAGATCGTTTCGAAAATATCTCTCGCAAAAAATTCCGCATGCAATACACGGAGCCGCAAGCTCCAGTTGCGTATCAGCCGGAAACAAGACCTGGAAAATATACTCCTCATAAAGACAGCTATGCTAGTAGTTACTACAATTCCGGAATTGGTAATAGCACCAAGCAAGGAAAAAGCTACCTCCTGCTGATCGGAGTAAATGAATACAAATATTGGAACCGTCTTCACAATGCAGTAAAAGATTGTGATGATATCACGCAAGTATTGACTGCCGAATATCAGTTCAATGCTACGGATGTAATTACCCTTTACAATCGCGAAGCAACTCGTGAAAATATCCTCGAAACTTTCGAAACCCTTCAGGACAAAGTGGGACCGCATGACAACCTCCTCATCTATTATGCAGGACATGGTTTCTACGATCCTCAGTCTGAGTTGGGATATTGGGTACCAGTAAATGCGAGACTGAATAAGATTCCTGATTTCATCCGCAACTCAACCATCCACGATTACCTACGCACCATCAACTCCAAGAACACCCTCTTGATCGCTGATGCTTGTTATGCAGGTTCTCTCTTCGCCAATACGAGAGGCGTAATCAATGAAGAAGCTCGTTCAAGATGGGCCTTCACTTCTGGAGACATTGAGAAAGTATGGGATGGACAGCCTGGAGAAAACAGTCCTTTCGCCCGCTACCTGCTCCGTTACCTCACCAACAATCGTAAAGATAGTTTCGGTGCGCAGGAGTTGATTGACAATGTTCGTTCTGTAGTAGAGCGCAACACAGCTCAAACACCAAAAGGGAGTCCACTGAAAAGTGTAGGAGACGAAGGAGGCCAGTTCCGTTTCTACCGTAAAGGTCTTTTCCGCAAATAA
- a CDS encoding acyl-CoA reductase — protein MNNRPSISREEILNSLLKLGEELHIEKFPEEIIQKAVEENPWFTLYYIQSSLEGIRIWLQKERLEKFLANYPIYEYPPKKVAVIAAGNLPLVCFHDILMTLLAGHRCLLKSSHRDSVLISHVRKLWIEIFPEIQDYLLLVEKVEECDFLISTGSNNTARYIEAKYPQTPKLIRKNRFSVGLLKAEMSEDEMKGLAKDIFLYNGLGCRNVSNLLIFPEADLQTFYEILNDYPQNLLNPFYLERVLYERSRLEQLGGNFKAFPKILVDNSSHLSFASMGLMFGVHIQQEGEDKELLAKHRDDIQIIVGQKTAYGYAQNPALSDFADNVDTLKLLSTLSNPPV, from the coding sequence TTGAATAATCGTCCATCTATATCGAGAGAAGAAATACTGAACAGCTTACTAAAGCTGGGAGAAGAGCTCCATATTGAAAAATTTCCGGAAGAAATCATACAAAAAGCAGTGGAAGAGAATCCCTGGTTCACGCTTTATTATATACAATCTTCCCTGGAAGGAATTCGAATTTGGCTGCAAAAGGAGAGGCTTGAGAAATTTTTGGCAAATTATCCCATTTACGAATATCCCCCTAAAAAGGTAGCTGTAATTGCTGCGGGCAACCTCCCACTGGTTTGCTTTCATGATATATTGATGACGCTACTGGCAGGACATAGATGTCTGTTGAAAAGCTCTCACCGGGATAGCGTCCTCATTAGCCATGTTCGCAAATTGTGGATTGAGATCTTTCCGGAAATCCAGGATTATCTCCTGTTAGTGGAGAAAGTGGAAGAATGTGATTTTCTTATTTCTACCGGAAGCAACAATACTGCACGATACATTGAAGCAAAATACCCACAGACTCCCAAGCTTATTCGCAAAAATCGATTTAGTGTAGGTTTATTAAAGGCGGAAATGAGTGAAGATGAAATGAAGGGCCTGGCGAAGGATATTTTTCTATATAATGGCCTGGGTTGCAGAAACGTAAGCAATTTGTTGATCTTTCCCGAAGCTGATCTGCAAACTTTCTACGAAATATTAAATGATTATCCACAAAACTTACTCAATCCATTTTATTTGGAACGGGTTTTGTATGAAAGAAGTAGACTAGAGCAGTTGGGTGGAAATTTTAAGGCTTTTCCTAAAATACTGGTCGATAATTCCTCCCACCTCTCTTTTGCCAGTATGGGATTGATGTTCGGGGTACATATTCAGCAAGAAGGAGAAGATAAAGAACTGTTGGCGAAGCACCGTGATGATATCCAAATTATCGTGGGTCAAAAAACCGCATACGGATACGCACAAAATCCAGCTTTGAGTGATTTTGCGGATAATGTAGATACTTTAAAACTACTTTCTACCCTATCGAACCCGCCGGTATAG
- a CDS encoding 4Fe-4S dicluster domain-containing protein: MAIIITDECINCGACEPECPNNAIYEPGVPWKFSDGTDLSGSIDFGDGTSIEADDEQEAVSDEVYYITPFKCTECIGFHEEPQCAAVCPVDCCVPDPDYEESEEELLQKKDWLHIE, translated from the coding sequence ATGGCCATCATTATAACAGATGAGTGCATCAATTGCGGTGCTTGCGAACCGGAATGCCCAAACAACGCCATTTATGAGCCTGGGGTACCCTGGAAATTCTCTGATGGTACAGATTTGAGCGGTTCTATCGACTTTGGCGACGGAACTTCTATTGAAGCTGACGACGAACAGGAAGCTGTATCAGATGAGGTGTATTATATCACTCCTTTTAAATGTACCGAATGTATCGGTTTTCATGAGGAACCTCAGTGTGCAGCCGTTTGTCCGGTTGATTGTTGTGTTCCTGATCCCGATTACGAAGAATCAGAAGAAGAATTATTGCAGAAAAAAGATTGGCTTCATATAGAGTAG
- the gatB gene encoding Asp-tRNA(Asn)/Glu-tRNA(Gln) amidotransferase subunit GatB, which translates to MSNSELSSKYETVIGLEVHIQLKTNRKVFAPENFVFGSPPNQHVSPVSMAHPGALPSPNLRCIEHIVKLGLAIGCEIAQNSYFARKNYFYPDLPKGYQLSQDTLPVVGEGKMDIYVDGKEKKSIEIERIHLEEDAGKSIHDIHPSQSLIDLNRAGVGLAELVTKPDLRSAQEAGAFLAEIRRIVRYLQISDGNMEEGSLRCDANVSVMPKGSDTYGTRVEIKNINSISQVIKAINYESGRQMQCVDRGEALVQETRTWDVAKGKTAPMRDKETADDYRYFPEPDLQPLKISQAKILDIKAEIPRLPQSRFLQYIEEYKIAKNEAQSLADQREVSDYFEALIPFTDSPKTAANWVLGPVKTWLNEHNEDIINFPIQAKKLGDLSQLVKSGKVNLNAAKEVIFPRLCENPEGIPETIAQENDLIMESAENELQNAMESLIEKFPAEVKKYRGGKKNLAGFFVGQLMRQFKGKANPKEVNEVVRKLLEG; encoded by the coding sequence ATGTCTAATTCGGAACTATCGTCCAAATACGAGACGGTTATTGGACTGGAAGTCCACATTCAGCTAAAAACTAATCGAAAAGTTTTCGCACCGGAGAATTTCGTTTTCGGAAGTCCTCCCAATCAGCATGTATCTCCGGTAAGTATGGCCCATCCGGGAGCCCTTCCTTCCCCCAACCTCAGATGTATCGAACATATCGTAAAGTTGGGACTGGCAATCGGATGTGAAATAGCCCAAAATTCCTATTTCGCCAGAAAGAATTACTTCTATCCCGATCTTCCCAAAGGCTATCAATTGTCTCAGGATACCCTGCCAGTAGTGGGAGAAGGAAAAATGGATATATATGTGGATGGGAAAGAGAAGAAAAGTATCGAGATTGAGCGAATCCACCTGGAAGAAGATGCGGGAAAATCTATCCATGATATTCATCCTAGCCAAAGTTTGATCGATCTCAATCGCGCCGGCGTTGGCTTAGCCGAATTGGTTACAAAACCGGATTTACGCTCTGCACAGGAAGCTGGTGCCTTTTTGGCCGAAATCAGACGAATAGTTCGCTATTTGCAAATCAGTGATGGTAATATGGAGGAGGGCTCCTTACGCTGCGATGCCAATGTTTCTGTCATGCCTAAAGGATCCGATACCTATGGAACCCGGGTAGAGATCAAAAATATCAATTCTATCAGCCAGGTAATCAAAGCCATCAATTATGAAAGTGGCCGGCAAATGCAATGCGTGGATAGGGGAGAAGCTTTGGTACAGGAAACGAGGACCTGGGATGTGGCCAAAGGAAAAACGGCTCCGATGCGTGACAAGGAGACAGCGGATGATTATCGCTATTTCCCTGAGCCAGATTTACAACCCCTCAAAATCAGTCAAGCCAAGATTCTAGATATAAAAGCAGAAATCCCCCGTTTACCTCAAAGCAGATTTCTCCAATACATAGAGGAGTATAAAATCGCAAAAAATGAGGCCCAAAGCCTGGCCGATCAGCGTGAAGTCTCCGATTATTTCGAAGCTCTAATCCCCTTTACTGATAGCCCAAAAACTGCTGCCAACTGGGTACTGGGTCCGGTAAAAACCTGGCTCAATGAACATAATGAAGACATAATCAATTTCCCCATACAGGCAAAAAAACTGGGTGACCTAAGTCAATTGGTCAAGTCAGGAAAAGTGAACCTTAATGCTGCCAAGGAAGTCATTTTCCCCAGACTATGTGAAAATCCGGAAGGAATTCCTGAAACGATCGCTCAGGAAAATGATCTTATCATGGAGTCCGCAGAGAATGAATTGCAGAATGCAATGGAGAGTTTGATAGAAAAATTTCCTGCGGAAGTAAAAAAATATAGAGGAGGAAAAAAGAATCTGGCAGGCTTTTTTGTAGGACAATTGATGAGGCAGTTTAAAGGAAAAGCAAATCCAAAAGAAGTGAATGAAGTAGTACGAAAGTTGCTGGAAGGCTGA
- the frr gene encoding ribosome recycling factor has product MEDIKLILDMVNEGMEKAIDHFRNSLVKIRAGKASTSMVDGVSVDYYGTSTPLNQVANVSVSDARTLAITPWEKHMIPIIEKAIRDANLGFNPQSDGEMVRIPIPMLTEERRKDLVKQAKSEAENARIALRKARQDANSELKDLLKGGTSEDAVKEGEKKVQDITNDYNNKVEAIMKEKENQIMTV; this is encoded by the coding sequence ATGGAAGATATTAAACTAATTCTTGACATGGTCAATGAAGGGATGGAGAAGGCTATTGATCACTTTAGAAATTCACTCGTGAAAATTCGCGCAGGGAAAGCAAGTACCAGTATGGTCGATGGTGTATCGGTAGATTACTATGGGACCTCGACCCCATTAAATCAGGTTGCGAATGTGTCTGTTTCTGATGCAAGGACACTCGCCATCACTCCCTGGGAAAAGCATATGATTCCAATCATTGAGAAAGCTATCCGGGATGCAAATCTGGGATTCAATCCTCAAAGTGATGGAGAAATGGTAAGAATTCCTATTCCCATGTTGACCGAAGAAAGAAGAAAAGATTTGGTGAAACAAGCAAAATCAGAAGCTGAGAATGCCAGAATTGCTTTGAGAAAAGCCAGACAAGATGCAAATAGTGAGCTAAAAGATCTCTTGAAAGGCGGTACTTCTGAGGATGCTGTAAAAGAAGGAGAAAAGAAAGTTCAGGACATCACCAATGATTATAATAATAAGGTCGAAGCCATTATGAAAGAAAAAGAAAACCAGATCATGACTGTATAG
- a CDS encoding DUF368 domain-containing protein: protein MKSYVFVFLKGLAMGAANVIPGVSGGTIALITGIYEKLINSLKAIDLEVIKMVFTGKIKQAWEHVNATFLVLLFAGVGVSLVSLAKLFKFFLEHENPAYEIGLMAFFFGLILASLFSVGKTVEKWNPVVILSFIIGVAAAVGIALLTPASENGNWWYLIICGIVGMCSMILPGLSGSFVLIIMGNYKLIMLDAVSEFNLKVLMPVMIGVVVGMVALSRVLSWIFKHYRDITISLMTGFILGSLLIIWPWKNELYYTDAAGEFILKKGEKLVSGYDWYMPDFGTNATWVAILMAVLGAASIWGTEYFAAKLGGKEEV, encoded by the coding sequence ATGAAATCATACGTTTTCGTTTTTCTGAAAGGGCTTGCTATGGGTGCTGCGAATGTAATCCCCGGGGTATCGGGTGGTACTATCGCACTAATCACCGGAATCTACGAAAAGCTGATAAACTCCTTAAAAGCCATAGATTTAGAGGTAATCAAAATGGTTTTTACTGGAAAAATCAAGCAAGCCTGGGAACACGTAAACGCTACGTTTTTGGTGCTTCTCTTCGCCGGAGTAGGAGTAAGCCTCGTCAGTCTCGCAAAACTTTTCAAGTTTTTCCTGGAGCATGAGAACCCTGCATATGAGATTGGTCTGATGGCCTTTTTCTTTGGATTGATTCTCGCTTCTCTTTTTTCGGTTGGGAAAACAGTTGAAAAATGGAATCCAGTAGTGATTCTCTCCTTTATTATAGGCGTAGCAGCAGCAGTAGGGATCGCATTGCTAACACCCGCCAGTGAAAATGGAAATTGGTGGTACCTTATTATTTGCGGAATTGTGGGGATGTGTAGTATGATCCTTCCCGGCCTGTCGGGTTCTTTCGTCCTCATCATCATGGGCAACTATAAACTCATCATGCTGGATGCAGTAAGTGAGTTTAACCTCAAAGTTTTGATGCCCGTAATGATCGGAGTGGTCGTGGGGATGGTTGCTCTATCGAGAGTTCTTTCCTGGATATTTAAACACTACCGGGATATCACAATTTCTTTGATGACTGGATTTATCCTGGGTTCACTTCTGATTATTTGGCCCTGGAAAAATGAGCTTTACTATACAGATGCTGCTGGTGAGTTTATCCTGAAGAAAGGGGAAAAGCTTGTAAGCGGATACGACTGGTACATGCCTGACTTTGGAACTAATGCCACCTGGGTAGCTATTCTGATGGCTGTACTGGGAGCCGCAAGTATTTGGGGAACTGAATATTTTGCCGCTAAACTGGGAGGAAAAGAAGAAGTCTGA